TGCCGCTGCTGTGCTCACTGGGAGCTGATGGCGCGGCCATGAGCGCCGTTCGCCTCTCCCGCCTCCCTGGCTGTCTGCGACACGGCAAACGCGCCAAGGATGGCAGTCTGCAACGCTACGAGCGGCCTGCGCTGCAACGCCTCATCTACCTCAACCCGCGCCCGCCGATTGACGCGGCCATACTCGATTTCATCAAGTGAACGCACCTCCCAAAAAGCCCGCCAAGAAAAAGCCGGAACTGCCACCATCGGACAGAATGCGCGTGATTCATGAAGTGGCGGGCGTGCCTGCCAGTGATGACCGCACCGCGCCGAAAGTGGACATCACCTTGCCGCTGTCAGAGCTGGCGCGGCACATTGGCGGCCTGCTGCATGACAAGCCGTTGTTCCTGATGAACGGGCGGCTGGTGCTGGTGGATGAAGCCACGGGCGAGATCGAGGAAATGGACGCGGTGACGTTTCGCTCATGGCTGGAAGAATACGCCGTTGTCGGAAAACCGAATGATGGCGAGTTCAAGGCCATGAGCATGAGCCGGGACACGGCGCAAGGCATCCTCGCCAATCGTGTCTTTCACAAGCAACTGCGGAAGCTGAACGGGGTAAACAAGGTGCGTCTGCCAGTGTGGGCGAATGATGAGCAAACCAAGGTGGAACTGCTGCCGCCTGGCTATCACGAGCGGAGCGGCATCTTGACCGTTGATCTGCTGCCTTACGATACCGGCATGGATGGCGGCGCGGCGCGTTCGTGGCTCCTGCAAATGCACGATGAATGCGCATGGGCGGAAGAAGGCGAGCTGAGTTTGAAGCGGAGCTTTTGCGCGCATCTGGCCTGCATGCTGACTGGCTACTGTCTGGAGATGTTCCCGCCTGAGATGGAGCGCATGGGCTTCTTTTACACCGGCAATCAGCGCGGCATTGGCAAGAGCACGCTGGCGCAATGTGCGCTCGCTCCCGTATTCGGAATGGTGGACGGCAAAGGCTACAAGCGAAACGAGGAAGCCTTTGAGAAGGTGCTGGACACCGCCGCGCATGAGGGCGGGCGCTACTTGTTCCTTGATAACGTGGATGGGAAACTGTTCTCCGGCCATCTGGCGCGGTTCATCACGCTGCCACGTTACAGCTATCGAGTGCTTGGCGGGAACAAGAGCGGCAGCGCGGAGAACCGGCGCGTTGTGGTGATGACCGGCAATGGAGCGCGGGCCATCGGTGACTTGGAAAGCCGCCTGCTGTGCGTTGATCTTTACCTTTCGATGGAAGCTCTTGGCCGCAAATACAAGCGGCCCATGACGTTGAAGAAGCTGAACGCGCCCGAGTCACGCAAGCAGTTCCTCGCGGCCCTGTGGTCACTCGTGAACTGGTGGAGTGAGCTGAACGAGTGCGCCCGCCTGCCTGCCACGCAAACGCGCTGCCCTGAGTGGGAAGCGATCATCGGCGGCATCCTGCTATGCAGCCACTTTGGCAATCCCTTCGCCAAGCCGCTGATGGGGATGGACGATCAAGGCGAGGCATGGCGTTCGTTCTTCGTGAAGCTGGCGGCAGACGTGGAATCAGGCCAGACGAAAACCTTTGAAGTGAGCGAGTGTATCGACGTGGCACGAGAGAACGATCTGCTTGATGACATGCTGCCAGAAGCGAAGGACGCGAACCGTGCCTTTGGTCATTATGTGAAGCGGAAGCATCTTCGCGGCTGGCAATTCACGGATGAGCACAGCCGCCGCTGTGAGTTCAAGAAGGCACCGGATAGCAGCAAGTGCTCTCGCTACTCTGTGACGGTGTTTGCAATCGAGGCTTGAGCTGTGCGCGTGTCGTGGCGTCTCCCCGCGCCCCTGATGAATAAAGAATGGCGCATCACAGCAGGCAGGCACGCCACGGCTGGCAGGCTACCCCACCCCTCCCCCGGTAAGGAATCTTTTACCCTCTGGCCCATGCCCATGCGGGTATATCGTCCCTCACCCGTTTTTCACGAGACCCCCAAAAAAAACTTTTGGCACTTTTGCCCCGCAAACGTCCCCACTTTTGCCCTTTGAGACACTGCCGGGAAAGTTCCGTCCCTTCGTGAGATCGAAGCCGGGCAAAACTTCCCTTTGTGACACTCGCTTGCACCGCTGGCTTTGCCAGCTTCGCCACGCATTGCCACTCTGGAAGCCTTGTATTTGCTTGGTTTGTGGCAAAGTGGTGATGAGGATGGCTATCTGAGAACTATTGAAGGGGAACCCGTTCAGGCAGGCTGTAACAGCGGCGTGGGCGGGGAACCAAGGGGTTGATTCGCCACAATGCCACAATCCTTGATTCTAGGCGGGCTGGCGCGTGGCAATGTCGTTTCTGGCGTGGCGTTCCGGCCCGATCTGCGCAGCGCCCCGCAGTGGCAGGAAAGCCGGGCTGCGGTGAAAAAGTGTCCAAGAAGTGTCCAAGCACACTTTTTTATGTGCGTGCTGAACTGTGCGTAACTCATTGAATTGCAATGAGTGCTCCCGGTGGGACTCGAACCCGCAACCAAGGGATTATGAGTCCCCTGCTCTAACCGTTGAGCTACAGGAGCGTGCGCACGGAGTGCGCGGAGTATGCACGCAGCATGAAGAGCGGCAACTGGTGATCTTGCCACTTCACGCGCCCCGCTCCGCCTCGATGTCGAAGAGGAAGTCGAAGTCCTCCTTCTGCAGGAGTTGGGTGAAGCCGCCTTCGCCTAGGACGTTGTTGACCATGAGGTTCTTTTTGTGCTGCAGGGTCATGATCTTCTCCTCGATGGTGCTACGGGTGAGCATGCGGTAGGCCATGACGGGCTGGGTCTGGCCGATGCGGTGGGCGCGGTCGATGGCCTGGTTCTCGACGGCGGGGTTCCACCATGGATCGTAGAGGATGACATACGAGGCGGCGGTGAGATTGAGGCCGCTGCCGCCGGCTTTGAGGGAAAGCAGGAACACGCTGGCGTTTTCATCCTCTTGGAAGCCGCGGACAATGCCGGCACGATCCACACTGGCACCGGTGAGCCAGTGGTAGGGCAGCTTCATCTCATCGAGCTTCGTGCGGATGATTTTGAGCATCGAAACGAACTGGCTGAAGAGCAGCACCTTGTGACCTTCAGCGTTGAGTTCCTGGATGAGTTCGAGCGTGGCGGTGAGCTTCGCGCTTTCCTCGTTTTCGGCGGTTTTGTCGATGAGGCCGGGATGGCAGCAGATCTGCCGCAGGCGCGTCAGTGCTTGAAGGATGGCAAAGCGGCGGCGGTTCACCATGTCGAAGCCTGAACTGCTGAGCACGAGGTGTTGGGCGCGGGCGAGTTCCTCTTTGTAGAGCTCAGCCTGACGACCGCTCATTTCGCAGAGCATGTTTTCCTCGCTGCGTGAGGGCAGGTCGCGGGCCACCTGGCCCTTCGTGCGGCGCAGCAGGAACGGCCGCAGGCGCGCGGCGAGGCGCTCGGAGGCTCGAGGGTCTTTGCGGCGGTCGAAATGGCGGTGGAAGTAGCCGCGTTCGCCCAGCGCACCGGGCGTGGCGAAGGTCATGAGGCTCCACAGGTCGAGCAGACGGTTTTCCAGCGGTGTGCCGGTCAAAACGAGGCGGTTGTCGGCACGGAGCAGGCGTGCGGCCTTCGCGGCCTTGGAGTCGGGATTTTTAATCTGCTGGCCTTCATCGAGAATCGCCGCGAGCCAGCGGATGGCACCGAGTTCCTCGATGGCGTTGCGCATCTGTGCGTAGTTGATCACCAGCACGTCAATCTGCGTCTGCACCAGGTTGAGATCGAACATGTCGCGGTCATGCAGCACGAGCACGCGCAGGTCAGGGGAGCCTTTTTTGAACTCCAGCGCCCAGACGTCCAGCACGGACTTCGGGCACACGACGAGCACGGGCAGATGCGGACTGTCGGGTTTTTTGCGTGAGCGCAGCCACAGCACCCACGCGATGCTCTGCAAGGTCTTGCCCAGGCCCATGTCGTCGGCCAGGATGCCGCCGAAACGGTTCGTGGTGAGGTAGGTCAGGAAGTGGTAACCCTCGACCTGATAGGGCCGTAGCGTGACCTGCAACTCTTCGGGCACCGGGGGGCGCATATCGAGCTTTGCCTCTTCCATGCGTTCGACGATTTTGCCCCAGGCTTTCGGATTGACGATTTCAGCCGCATTTTCCTGCGCGAGCTGACGCCAGTGCAGGCGGTGTGTTTCGTCGCTGTGCTCGTCGAGGTCGATGCCGAGGCGGTCGAGCAACTGCTGCTGCTCCTCGCTGAGCTCGAGCTTCACGCGACGCCAGGAACCATCGGCGAGGCGCACGAAATCGCCCTTCGCGGCGATGAGACGGCGGATGTCGGCGGGCTTCAAATCCGCGCCTTCGATGTCGAACACGAGTTTCAGGTCCAGCCAGTCGATGCTGCCAGCCTGCGTGGCCTCCAGCCGCACGCGGGCGATGAGCGGATCGGCGAGAATGGTCTGAAGCTGTTCGTCGGCGTTCAGGCTGACGTTGCCTGGCAATTGTGCGGCCCATTGATGAAAAACCTCGGGAAAATCCTTCGCCATGCGCACACGCCAGCCGTCGCTTTCACCATCCCAGGTGCGGCGGAGCTGGTTCATCAGTGCCTCGGTGTCACGCAGCGCTCGGCGGTCGCGGCAGATGATGGCATCGCTGGTGTCAGTCGTTTTTTTTTCATCCACCGGCTGCCAGCCGGAGATGCGCAGGGTCTCGCGTACGCGGCCTTCACCATCGACCGCCTCGGCCTTGAAGGTGACAAATTCAGCTCCGCTGGAGTGCGGCACCTTCGCAATGCAGGCGGCGGTGATTTTGACGCGCAGATCCTCATGCTGCACACGGCCTTGGATCGAATCCGGCACCGCGATCACGATCTCGCGCATGAAGGCGATGCCTTCCGGAGTGGCGAGCGCCTCCAGCGGCAGCGTGATGCCGGCGTCGATGCGCGATTCATCGTGGAGCCAGACGGGACCGTGAAACAGCGTGTCCGAGCTCAGATACCAGGTCTTCACACCGCGCAAAATGCGCAGTGGTAGCGGAGCGGGAGTGCCATCCGCCGTTTCGAGCTGTAAAGCGAGCGTGAGGCCGTCCTTGCCGAGCTTCGAGGCCCAGCGCAGCGGTTCCGCCACCTGTTGAAACGGCGCTTCATCCAAGGTGACGAGGCGGTCGTTCAGTGCCGGCTGCTGAAACAGCGTGGCAAGCCATTGGGCGTGATGTTTCGATTCCAGGCGGAACGTGTCGTTCCAGTCCTCTTCGCTCTGCGCAAAGCAGGAGACGAGCAGCAGTTCCGCTGGTCCTGAGGTGACGATGCGTCCGTCACGATGCTCATGGCGCAGTGTGTCGAGCAGTGCTGCATCCACATTCGTGAATGGCGAGGGCGTTTCTCCTCCAAGGCGGATTTGCAGGCGCACATCATTCACGGTGACGAGCAGGCGGAAATCGCAGTCGCGTGACGGCTGGGGCTTGGAACGGTCAGCCTCATGCCGGGCGTCGATGAAGTCGCGGATGCGCTTGCGCCAGGTCGGCACGGTGCTGGCGTGACGCCATTCGCGCAGCGCTTCGCGCGTGCCGTCGATGTCGGCCATGCCGCGCAGGAAGACGGGCGGAGCGAGACCTTTGTCCGCCAGGGCGAGCGCGATGTAGTTCCAGAACTCGTTTAGGTTTTTAGGCGCTTCCGGCCAGAGGGCGGCAGGTTCGAGGCTCTGAATTGCCCATTTCGGATGCAGACGCACGAGATCCTGATCGAAAATTTTCCCCGTCAGCCGCACGCGCTCGTAGCGTTTCTCCAGCTTGCTGAGGTAGTTCTCCTCGTCGGGTGTGAGCTGGCGGCCGAGCTTGGTGGCCAGGTTCTGCTCGAAGTCCTCCTCCTCCACCGGAGTCTGCGGCAGCGTGCCGCGTGCCTCGCGGCGGCGGATTGCCACGAGGGTGGCACACAGGGCGAGGTTTTCCAGGGCCTCGTCGTCATCCACGTCCGTCTCGCCATGCCAGCCGTGCTCACCGCGCAGCCAGCGCACCTGGGCGGCACGGTCATCAAGGCGCACTTCCGCCATCATTTCATCGGGCAGCAGTTCCAGTCCGATCACGGCATCATCGTCCACGAGGCGTTCCGCCTCCTGACGTGTGCGTTCATCGAACGGGCGGAGAAGAACGGGGAGATCGGAAATGAGGCTGGTCATGCGCGGGGTTGAGTCGCGCGCCGGTCAGCGGCGGGCGAACCGGAGCGGTAGCACGGACTGCGGGCTTTGACAAAGGCGCTGAGGGATTATTTCGGCGGCAAAGGCGTCTGCAGGTTGCCGGACGTTCAAAATTCGTCCAAAACAAGCCACATGCTCGCCCCCGTCCTCACTCCCGAAGGCATCCTCACCACTGAGGGTGAGGCGCAGAGCGCGGTGGAGAGAAAAATCGCCGCAGCAGGACCGCCAGGCGCGGTATTTTGCCTCTTGAGCACCGAATTACTCACGACGGAGCTGGATCTGCCATGGCGCTGGCTGCGGGAGTTTGCGCAGCAGTTTTTCACACGGCTGTGCCAGACGAAGGACTCGCTGACAACGATGGTGCCGTCGGTTGCAGAGCGTGAGGACTTCATCGCATCAGCCCCGCCATTTGCAGGTGCGGAATACCTGACGCCGGAAGTTCTGGAGCGTTGGTGGCTCGATTTGGCCAATCACATCGCCCAAGTCGCCACGAATGGCGTGGAGGCTTGGCTGAAAGAGGAATGCCCGGCCTGGCATGTCGTCGGACGCGTGACGTTTCATCTCGCGGAGAACAAAACCGACACGCAACGACCTTTCGCCTTCCTCGCCACCTTCACCGAGAAGCTCAGCGCCAGCGGCCAGCCGCAGCATCTGCCACTGGCGCGTGCCTTGCAGCTCTATACCGGGCAGAAGGACCAAACCGCGTTGAATGCGCTGCTGGAGCCCGTGCGCATCGCAGCGGAGAAATCGAAGCTGTTGCGTGAGTGGCTGGAGACGCGGCGCTTGTTTCAACCGATGGCCATGTCGCCGCAGGAGGCCTTTCGTGTGTTGCGGGAGACGGCGGTGTTTCAGGAAAGCGGCATCGTCATGAAGCTGCCAGACTGGTGGCGCAGTGGCAAAGGCCCGCGGCCTGCGGTGTCGGTGACGATTGACGCGCCGAAGAAAACCTCGTTGCATGCCGGGACGCTGCTGAGCTTCAAAATGGCCGCCAGCCTCGAAGGCGAGCCGCTGACCGAAGCTGAATGGGAAAAACTGCTCAGCGCCGACACCGGCCTCGTGTCACTGCGCGGCAAATGGATCGAAGTCGATGGCGCGCAATTGCAGCAGGTCATGGATCATTGGAAAAAAGTCCAGAACGCGACGGGCGAAGGCGGCATTGGCTTTCTCGACGGCATGCGGCTCCTCGCGGGCTTCGATCCACGTCAACTGGCGGTGGAAGAGGAAAGCACCGAGATGGTGCATGACTGGAGCGACATCGTCGCGGGCAAGAACCTCGCGCAACTGCTCGATCAGATGCGTGATCCATCTGAAGCGGCTCCGCCGCCGAATCTGTGTGCCACGCTGCGTCCGTATCAGCTCAAAGGTTTCGCGTGGCTGCAATTCATGACACGCCTCGGTCTCGGTGCCTGCCTTGCCGATGACATGGGTTTGGGGAAGACGATCCAGGTGATCGCGCTGCTGCTGGCGAGGAAGGTAGGGCGCTTCGTCCCCGAAGCGCCGTCGGAGTCCGAGCGGGCTTCGAGTTTGCCGGGGAACATGCGCGCATCCTCCGGCCTCACGCGGCGGCTGGAGGACCAGCCGCCCCACCCGGCGCTGCTTGTGGTGCCCGCCTCCCTCGTTGGAAACTGGAAGGCCGAGGTCGCGAAGTTCGCGCCCGATTTGAAGCTCTTCATCGCGCATCCATCCCAAACCTCACGCGAGCAGCTCGATCTCGCGGTGAAGCACACCACCGAGGCCTTGCGCGGCTTCGATGCGATGCTCACGACCTATCAATTCCTCCAACGCACCGAAGCGTGGCAGTCGCATCCATGGAGCGTCGTCATTCTCGATGAAGCGCAGGCCATCAAAAATCCCGGCAGCGCCAGCACGAAGGCCGTGAAGCGCCTGCAAGCCACCACCCGCATCGCCTTGACGGGCACGCCCGTCGAAAACCGCCCCGGCGATCTCTGGAGCCTGTTCGACTTCCTCAATCCAGGCTTGCTCGGTGGTTCAGGTGCCTTTGCCGATGCCGTGAAGCGCTGCGCGAAAAGCAGCGAAGGTTTCGCACCGCTGCGGCGGCTCGTGAAGCCGTACATTCTGCGCCGGATGAAGACGGACAAAAGCATCATCACCGATCTGCCCGACAAGATCGAAACG
Above is a genomic segment from Prosthecobacter sp. containing:
- a CDS encoding DEAD/DEAH box helicase, with the translated sequence MTSLISDLPVLLRPFDERTRQEAERLVDDDAVIGLELLPDEMMAEVRLDDRAAQVRWLRGEHGWHGETDVDDDEALENLALCATLVAIRRREARGTLPQTPVEEEDFEQNLATKLGRQLTPDEENYLSKLEKRYERVRLTGKIFDQDLVRLHPKWAIQSLEPAALWPEAPKNLNEFWNYIALALADKGLAPPVFLRGMADIDGTREALREWRHASTVPTWRKRIRDFIDARHEADRSKPQPSRDCDFRLLVTVNDVRLQIRLGGETPSPFTNVDAALLDTLRHEHRDGRIVTSGPAELLLVSCFAQSEEDWNDTFRLESKHHAQWLATLFQQPALNDRLVTLDEAPFQQVAEPLRWASKLGKDGLTLALQLETADGTPAPLPLRILRGVKTWYLSSDTLFHGPVWLHDESRIDAGITLPLEALATPEGIAFMREIVIAVPDSIQGRVQHEDLRVKITAACIAKVPHSSGAEFVTFKAEAVDGEGRVRETLRISGWQPVDEKKTTDTSDAIICRDRRALRDTEALMNQLRRTWDGESDGWRVRMAKDFPEVFHQWAAQLPGNVSLNADEQLQTILADPLIARVRLEATQAGSIDWLDLKLVFDIEGADLKPADIRRLIAAKGDFVRLADGSWRRVKLELSEEQQQLLDRLGIDLDEHSDETHRLHWRQLAQENAAEIVNPKAWGKIVERMEEAKLDMRPPVPEELQVTLRPYQVEGYHFLTYLTTNRFGGILADDMGLGKTLQSIAWVLWLRSRKKPDSPHLPVLVVCPKSVLDVWALEFKKGSPDLRVLVLHDRDMFDLNLVQTQIDVLVINYAQMRNAIEELGAIRWLAAILDEGQQIKNPDSKAAKAARLLRADNRLVLTGTPLENRLLDLWSLMTFATPGALGERGYFHRHFDRRKDPRASERLAARLRPFLLRRTKGQVARDLPSRSEENMLCEMSGRQAELYKEELARAQHLVLSSSGFDMVNRRRFAILQALTRLRQICCHPGLIDKTAENEESAKLTATLELIQELNAEGHKVLLFSQFVSMLKIIRTKLDEMKLPYHWLTGASVDRAGIVRGFQEDENASVFLLSLKAGGSGLNLTAASYVILYDPWWNPAVENQAIDRAHRIGQTQPVMAYRMLTRSTIEEKIMTLQHKKNLMVNNVLGEGGFTQLLQKEDFDFLFDIEAERGA
- a CDS encoding DEAD/DEAH box helicase, translating into MLAPVLTPEGILTTEGEAQSAVERKIAAAGPPGAVFCLLSTELLTTELDLPWRWLREFAQQFFTRLCQTKDSLTTMVPSVAEREDFIASAPPFAGAEYLTPEVLERWWLDLANHIAQVATNGVEAWLKEECPAWHVVGRVTFHLAENKTDTQRPFAFLATFTEKLSASGQPQHLPLARALQLYTGQKDQTALNALLEPVRIAAEKSKLLREWLETRRLFQPMAMSPQEAFRVLRETAVFQESGIVMKLPDWWRSGKGPRPAVSVTIDAPKKTSLHAGTLLSFKMAASLEGEPLTEAEWEKLLSADTGLVSLRGKWIEVDGAQLQQVMDHWKKVQNATGEGGIGFLDGMRLLAGFDPRQLAVEEESTEMVHDWSDIVAGKNLAQLLDQMRDPSEAAPPPNLCATLRPYQLKGFAWLQFMTRLGLGACLADDMGLGKTIQVIALLLARKVGRFVPEAPSESERASSLPGNMRASSGLTRRLEDQPPHPALLVVPASLVGNWKAEVAKFAPDLKLFIAHPSQTSREQLDLAVKHTTEALRGFDAMLTTYQFLQRTEAWQSHPWSVVILDEAQAIKNPGSASTKAVKRLQATTRIALTGTPVENRPGDLWSLFDFLNPGLLGGSGAFADAVKRCAKSSEGFAPLRRLVKPYILRRMKTDKSIITDLPDKIETKAFCGLTKRQATIYAKLVDQLAKMLADKDMEPIKRQGLVLGFLLKFKQICNHPSHWNGDGAWHPEDSGKFTRLAEICSELAERRERALIFTQFAETCDPLARFLATVFGREGLILHGGTSVKKRPELVESFQQPGGPPFMVISVKAGGTGLNLTAASHVIHFDRWWNPAVENQATDRAFRIGQKKNVFVHKFVCQGTIEERIDALIEEKMRLANDLISDDGSAESLLTNMSADELISFVSLDVNAVIV